Proteins found in one Cetobacterium ceti genomic segment:
- a CDS encoding DEAD/DEAH box helicase — protein sequence MRKNSVTLENRIYFMLKIDEKGPYITAVDSQGAVVTELDNREEYDLSSNKILEFIREIKNDSFFIDWESDLKELYVEENPEILDLLQENNYFVDENFNFISWKLEGNVIGLVINESENKEGYLTPELILNHEIKNFKVITEEFLYSDCVLYKIENFADGIHFLNDITRDFPESEIEKIITLANCYFKDLEIEYLDYNLEPGEVKKIVPQLIIEKISQDNSLYLKISIMISTMDYEFLKGHRAEEALVLNKSEKKINICPLNLDLLKEVVDDIVKVLSKHQRSVKIKGGYYIDEDNYIILQEKLAREFITKELLQLASKYKVVGTDKLRKYNIKAVKPKVVGTFKHSIDFLEGDVQLEIEGEKFSILDVLNSFKKDSYIVLSDGTNALINRKYIEKLERVFKNNNDENVKISFFDLPIIDDLIEDKIFSDELNKSKEFFLGINGIKDYPTPMPSIKATLREYQEYGYKWLKYLMDNKLGGCLADDMGLGKTLQAITLIAKLHENVGKKTLVIMPKSLIYNWESEIHRFSPQLKCGIYYGNFRNLDVLKENDVVLTTYGTIRNDIETLRGENFDLIILDESQNIKNVNAQTTKAVMLLNGKYRLALSGTPIENNLGELYSLFRFLNPAMFGTLEEFNNYYGNPIQRDNDQEAIEELKRKIYPFILRRVKKEVLKDLPEKIEKTLFIEMNNEQRKLYEERRSYYYKMIHSQIKEQGIGKTQFFILQALNELRQITSCPEVKNSLVNSSKREVLINNIKDAVENDHKVLVFTNYITSIENICKDLDDYGIKYLSMTGATKDRQGLVNKFQKDKKYKVFVMTLKTGGVGLNLTAADTIFIYDPWWNKTVENQAVDRAYRLGQDRTVFSYKLILKDTIEEKILKLQESKSQLLDNLIADEGASIKTLTEKDIEFILGD from the coding sequence ATGAGAAAAAATAGTGTTACATTGGAAAATAGAATCTATTTTATGTTAAAGATAGATGAAAAGGGGCCTTATATAACAGCTGTTGACTCTCAAGGGGCAGTAGTAACAGAGCTAGATAATAGGGAAGAGTATGATTTAAGTTCTAATAAAATATTAGAATTTATAAGAGAGATAAAAAATGATAGTTTCTTTATAGATTGGGAATCTGACTTAAAGGAATTATATGTTGAGGAAAATCCTGAAATTTTAGATTTACTTCAAGAAAATAATTACTTTGTAGATGAAAACTTTAATTTTATATCTTGGAAATTAGAAGGAAATGTAATAGGGTTAGTCATTAATGAATCGGAGAATAAGGAAGGGTATTTAACTCCGGAATTAATTTTAAATCATGAAATTAAAAACTTTAAAGTTATAACTGAAGAGTTTTTATATAGTGATTGTGTTTTATATAAAATAGAAAATTTTGCAGATGGAATTCATTTTTTAAATGATATTACTAGAGATTTTCCAGAAAGTGAAATAGAAAAAATAATAACTTTAGCCAATTGTTATTTTAAAGATTTAGAAATTGAATATTTAGACTATAATTTAGAACCTGGGGAAGTAAAAAAGATAGTTCCACAATTAATAATAGAAAAAATATCTCAAGATAATAGTCTATATTTAAAAATCAGCATTATGATTTCAACAATGGACTATGAGTTTTTAAAGGGACATAGAGCAGAGGAAGCCTTAGTTTTAAATAAGAGTGAAAAGAAAATCAATATATGTCCTTTAAATTTAGACCTTTTAAAGGAAGTTGTAGATGATATTGTAAAAGTTCTTTCAAAACATCAAAGAAGTGTTAAAATAAAGGGTGGTTACTATATTGATGAGGATAATTATATTATACTTCAAGAGAAATTAGCCCGTGAATTTATAACTAAGGAGTTATTACAACTGGCAAGTAAATATAAGGTTGTAGGAACAGATAAACTTAGAAAATACAATATAAAAGCAGTTAAACCTAAAGTTGTAGGAACATTTAAACACTCTATAGATTTTTTAGAGGGAGATGTGCAACTGGAAATAGAGGGAGAGAAATTCTCTATTTTAGATGTGCTTAATTCCTTTAAAAAGGATTCATATATAGTTTTAAGTGATGGAACAAATGCACTTATAAATAGAAAGTATATTGAAAAATTAGAAAGAGTATTTAAAAATAACAATGATGAAAATGTTAAAATTTCATTTTTTGATCTACCTATAATAGATGATTTAATTGAGGATAAAATATTTAGTGATGAACTTAATAAAAGTAAGGAATTTTTCCTAGGAATTAATGGAATTAAGGATTATCCTACTCCAATGCCTAGTATAAAAGCAACCTTAAGAGAGTATCAAGAGTATGGATATAAATGGTTAAAATATCTAATGGATAATAAATTAGGTGGTTGTTTAGCTGATGATATGGGACTAGGGAAAACACTTCAAGCCATAACTTTAATAGCTAAACTACATGAAAATGTTGGGAAAAAGACACTGGTTATTATGCCAAAAAGTTTAATATACAACTGGGAAAGTGAGATTCATAGATTTAGTCCACAATTAAAGTGTGGAATTTACTACGGAAACTTTAGAAATCTAGATGTTTTAAAGGAAAATGATGTAGTATTAACAACTTATGGAACTATTAGAAATGATATAGAAACTCTTAGAGGAGAAAATTTTGATTTAATCATTTTAGATGAATCTCAAAATATTAAAAACGTAAATGCTCAAACAACAAAGGCAGTAATGCTTTTAAATGGTAAATATAGATTAGCTTTAAGTGGAACTCCAATAGAAAATAACCTAGGGGAATTATATTCTTTATTTAGATTTTTAAACCCAGCTATGTTTGGAACTTTAGAAGAGTTTAATAACTATTATGGAAATCCAATTCAAAGGGATAATGACCAAGAAGCTATTGAAGAATTAAAGAGAAAAATATATCCATTTATTCTTAGAAGGGTTAAAAAGGAAGTTTTAAAGGACTTACCAGAAAAAATAGAGAAGACATTATTTATAGAGATGAATAATGAACAAAGAAAACTTTATGAGGAAAGAAGAAGTTATTATTATAAAATGATACATAGCCAAATAAAGGAACAAGGAATAGGGAAAACACAATTTTTTATACTTCAAGCTTTAAATGAATTAAGACAAATAACAAGTTGTCCAGAAGTAAAAAACAGCCTAGTAAACTCAAGTAAAAGAGAAGTTTTAATTAATAATATAAAGGATGCAGTTGAAAATGACCATAAGGTTTTAGTTTTCACTAACTATATTACATCTATTGAGAATATATGTAAGGATTTAGATGATTATGGAATTAAATATCTTTCAATGACAGGAGCTACAAAGGATAGACAGGGTCTTGTTAATAAATTCCAAAAAGATAAAAAATATAAGGTATTTGTAATGACACTAAAAACAGGTGGAGTTGGTCTTAACTTAACAGCTGCAGATACAATATTTATATATGATCCTTGGTGGAATAAAACAGTTGAAAATCAAGCTGTGGACAGAGCCTATAGATTAGGTCAAGATAGAACAGTATTTTCATACAAACTTATTTTAAAGGATACAATAGAGGAAAAAATATTAAAGTTACAGGAAAGTAAAAGTCAGCTTTTAGATAATTTAATTGCAGATGAAGGAGCTTCTATAAAAACATTGACAGAAAAGGATATCGAGTTTATATTAGGGGATTAG
- the era gene encoding GTPase Era — MKAGFIAVVGRPNVGKSTLINKLVNEKVAIVSNKAGTTRDTIKGILNFNDNQYIFVDTPGIHKPKHLLGEHMTNSAVKILRDVDVIAFVIDASQEISTGDLFVCDKIKEARRTPRILIVNKIDKVNDEELEAKRAEIKEKLGDFDGIVELSGQYAIGIPKLLTALDPFLEEGMKYYPDDMYTDMPVYRIITEVVREKILERTREEIPHSVAIEILNVEKRDNGKDKFNINIYVERSSQKGIIIGKNGKMLKEIGIEARKEIESLIGRDIYLELWVKVKEDWRKKKPFLKELGYFQES; from the coding sequence ATGAAAGCAGGTTTTATAGCTGTAGTTGGTAGACCAAATGTTGGTAAATCAACACTTATTAATAAATTAGTAAATGAGAAGGTTGCAATAGTTTCAAATAAAGCAGGAACAACAAGAGATACAATTAAGGGAATTTTAAATTTCAATGATAATCAATATATATTTGTAGATACTCCAGGGATACATAAGCCTAAACACCTTTTAGGGGAGCATATGACAAATAGTGCAGTTAAAATATTAAGAGATGTAGATGTTATAGCTTTTGTAATAGATGCTTCTCAAGAGATAAGTACAGGAGATCTTTTTGTTTGTGATAAAATTAAAGAGGCAAGAAGAACCCCTAGAATTTTAATTGTTAACAAAATAGATAAGGTTAATGATGAGGAGTTAGAGGCTAAAAGAGCTGAGATAAAGGAAAAATTAGGAGATTTTGATGGAATAGTTGAGTTATCAGGACAATATGCCATTGGAATTCCAAAATTATTAACAGCTTTAGATCCATTCTTAGAAGAGGGAATGAAATATTACCCAGACGATATGTATACTGACATGCCAGTATATAGAATAATAACAGAAGTTGTAAGGGAAAAAATATTAGAAAGAACTAGAGAAGAGATACCACACTCAGTTGCAATAGAGATTTTAAATGTGGAAAAAAGAGATAATGGTAAGGACAAATTTAATATAAATATATATGTGGAGAGAAGTTCTCAAAAGGGAATTATAATTGGTAAAAATGGAAAGATGCTAAAAGAAATTGGTATTGAAGCAAGAAAAGAAATTGAAAGTTTAATTGGAAGAGATATTTACCTTGAACTATGGGTAAAAGTAAAAGAGGACTGGAGAAAGAAAAAACCATTTTTAAAAGAGCTTGGATATTTCCAAGAAAGCTAA
- a CDS encoding tyrosine-type recombinase/integrase, giving the protein MNLLKEFLEWSRKEGNISLSTMEMYKSDIRDFRKFIGKIPFEDITEKEIVRYIEFLKGKYQERSINRKFTSLKQFYKYLLRKKIIDIYPLENIVIGKVDNKPGEMLEWGEIKAIYEACEKSPKGKRDQLIIKILCETGVLIVDILGMKLSDVREKEFKYFTILKNGKLTLVQLEERTSKELKDYVEIDRKSLIGDMDSDYIFYGLSRQNFRSRFIKAGEKAGIEREISPNMVRNTITQDKERSKDKSGEGLTLLEKIKKQYISIGIGDD; this is encoded by the coding sequence ATGAATTTATTGAAAGAGTTTTTAGAGTGGAGCAGAAAAGAGGGGAACATTTCCCTAAGCACAATGGAAATGTATAAAAGTGATATTAGAGATTTTAGAAAATTTATAGGGAAAATTCCCTTTGAAGATATTACGGAAAAGGAAATTGTAAGATATATAGAATTTTTAAAGGGAAAGTATCAAGAACGCTCTATAAATAGAAAGTTTACTTCTTTAAAACAATTTTATAAATATTTACTTAGAAAAAAGATAATAGATATATATCCCTTAGAAAATATTGTCATTGGAAAAGTTGATAATAAGCCTGGAGAGATGCTAGAGTGGGGAGAGATAAAGGCCATTTATGAAGCTTGTGAAAAGAGCCCTAAGGGTAAAAGAGATCAACTAATAATTAAAATTTTATGTGAAACAGGAGTTTTAATTGTAGATATTTTAGGGATGAAACTCAGTGATGTAAGAGAGAAGGAATTTAAATACTTTACAATTTTAAAAAATGGAAAATTAACTTTAGTTCAATTGGAAGAAAGAACAAGTAAAGAATTAAAGGATTATGTGGAAATAGATAGAAAAAGCCTAATAGGAGATATGGATAGTGATTATATTTTCTATGGATTATCCAGACAAAATTTTAGATCTCGTTTTATAAAAGCTGGAGAAAAAGCTGGAATAGAAAGGGAGATATCGCCTAATATGGTTAGAAATACCATAACTCAAGATAAAGAGAGAAGTAAAGATAAAAGTGGAGAGGGATTGACACTTTTGGAAAAAATAAAAAAACAATATATAAGTATAGGAATCGGAGATGATTAG